GGCTGCGGCCATAGAATTGGCTGGTGGAAAGTCGGTCCATGGCGCTCACCGGATCTGGAACAGCGTGTCGAGCGTCTCGCGCGCCACCTGGATGACGCGCGCCGACGCCTGATAGGCTTGCTGGAAGCGCAACAGATTGACCGCTTCCTCGTCGAGGTTGACGCCGCTCACCGCATCGCGCGACGCGACGGCATTGTCGTGGATCGCCGATTGGGCGTCGATGACGCTGCGCTTGGCGGCGATCGCCGCGCCGGTCGCGCTCTGCATCGTCGTCAGCCGATTCTCGAATCCGCCGCCGGTACGCAGGGCAGCGAGCGCGGCGAGGTTGCCATTGCCCTGCTTGCCCGAACCCGGCGTCGCTGCCGCGATGCCCGCGCCATCGGTCAGGACCATCGTCATCGTCGTGGCGCTGTCGCCCGCGAACATCGGTTTGCCCGCGGCACCGTTCAGGTCGTGGCCGCCCGCCTGCACCGCGTTAACGCCCTCGGCAAAGTCGCTGGCCAGGTCGTCGAGCGACGCGCGCGCGTCCGCGACGCGCTGGGCGCCATCGACGATCCCCGCCATCGCCCCGCCCTGTGCCGGGATCACCGATGCTTCGCCGCCGATGACGAGGTGGAACTGGACGACACCGCCCTTGCCGTGCGTCACGCCGACATTCGCCGACTGGTCGCCAACGACCAGGGTCGGGCCGCCCTCGGCGCCGGCCTTCACCGTCGCGCGACCGGCCGCGTCGAAGCTGACGGAGGTGTCGACGATCGCCGACATCGTTTCGAGGATGCGGTCCCGCTCGTCGAGCAGCGCCGGCGAGGGCATCCCGCCGGAGCGGCCGAGTGCCGAATTGACCTTTGCCAGCGCGGCGGCGGCGGCGCTGAGATCGGTCGCGGCGCTTTGCGCATTGGCGTCGATCTCTGCCGCGGCATCGGCGAGCGCGCTGCCGGTCGAGCGGAACGCCGCCGCGATGGCGCTCGCCTGCTCCAGCATCACCGCGCGCGGCGCGCTGGCGGCGGGGTTGGCGGCCAGGCTCTGGGCCGCGTTGAAGAAGTCGCCCATGCGGGCGGAAAGCTGGCTGCCGTCGAGCGCGGTCTCGATCCGGTCGAGCCAGACCATGCCGGTCTCGCTGCGCGCCAGTTCGCTCCCGCTCGACCGGACAGCGGCGGAGCGGAAGGCGTCGGCGGCGCGATCGACCAGGCCGAGCGTGACGCCCGCCTGTACCGTGCCGCCCGTCCCGGCGGTCGCCGCGACCTCGCGCAGCGTCGGGCTGCGCCGGACATAGCCGACGGTGCCCGCATTGGCGATGTTGTCCGACGCCGTCGCCAGCGCGCCCTGATAGGCGCGGACGCCGCTGGCGCCGATGCCGAGCAGGTCGCTCATTTGAGCGTGTCCCCGCCCTGCTTGGCCAGGAACTCGGTCATCGCCTTGCCGATGCCGATCGGCGCGTGCTCGGCCATCGCCTTGGCAAGCTGCTGGTCCTGCATGTCACGGAACTGCGTCAGCGCGTTCGATTCGAACAGGCCGTCGGCCAGCTTGGCCTTGCGCATCGATCCCAGCATCATGCCGGTAAAGATCGCCTCGAACTTCTTGCCCGCCGCGTCCAGATTGGCGCGCGTGCCCAGTCGCCCCGTGTCGGTCGACACGGTGGCAAGGCTGCTCGGCGCCTGCGAAAGGGCGGGAAGATCGGTCACAGCACCACCAGCTCGGCCTTGAGCGCCCCGGCTTCCTTCAGCGCCTCCAGGATCGCGACCAGGTCGGCGGGCGAGGCAC
This is a stretch of genomic DNA from Sphingomonas sp. Y38-1Y. It encodes these proteins:
- a CDS encoding rod-binding protein, which translates into the protein MTDLPALSQAPSSLATVSTDTGRLGTRANLDAAGKKFEAIFTGMMLGSMRKAKLADGLFESNALTQFRDMQDQQLAKAMAEHAPIGIGKAMTEFLAKQGGDTLK
- the flgK gene encoding flagellar hook-associated protein FlgK, whose translation is MSDLLGIGASGVRAYQGALATASDNIANAGTVGYVRRSPTLREVAATAGTGGTVQAGVTLGLVDRAADAFRSAAVRSSGSELARSETGMVWLDRIETALDGSQLSARMGDFFNAAQSLAANPAASAPRAVMLEQASAIAAAFRSTGSALADAAAEIDANAQSAATDLSAAAAALAKVNSALGRSGGMPSPALLDERDRILETMSAIVDTSVSFDAAGRATVKAGAEGGPTLVVGDQSANVGVTHGKGGVVQFHLVIGGEASVIPAQGGAMAGIVDGAQRVADARASLDDLASDFAEGVNAVQAGGHDLNGAAGKPMFAGDSATTMTMVLTDGAGIAAATPGSGKQGNGNLAALAALRTGGGFENRLTTMQSATGAAIAAKRSVIDAQSAIHDNAVASRDAVSGVNLDEEAVNLLRFQQAYQASARVIQVARETLDTLFQIR